A region of Pyxidicoccus trucidator DNA encodes the following proteins:
- a CDS encoding alpha/beta fold hydrolase, whose amino-acid sequence MYLAIGLLVATVVLVLALRQWLLHRECAPSKSEPFDGDVYPVGKAAIAERRSDNPRATVICMHGFVADMRYFTDYYSDPDLQLILLTSCDYHVPITAPRYRSAPWAKVPTEREGSIPYDAAVLVQALEHLPKTDTLRVHGHSRGGAVILEAAAMRPDLFKQVEVVLEAPVLPQARPYTSTTAIQLWLMSFVVPLWRREPISQRNRGAWGPLENARKRELIMAFPFNPKRVATMVANLRGIEDWIHGRDHSLYQHLPRGTVLVPGKDRVLDTHSMLESAQRAGPHVKVVQLEGCSHFPLWDRPESLPPLAFSAERPAARG is encoded by the coding sequence ATGTACCTGGCCATCGGACTTCTCGTCGCTACCGTCGTCCTCGTGCTCGCCCTGAGGCAGTGGCTGCTGCACCGGGAGTGCGCACCGAGCAAGAGCGAGCCCTTCGACGGGGATGTCTACCCGGTGGGCAAGGCCGCCATCGCCGAGCGCCGCTCCGACAACCCGCGCGCCACCGTCATCTGCATGCACGGCTTCGTGGCCGACATGCGCTACTTCACGGACTACTACAGCGACCCCGACCTCCAGCTCATCCTGCTGACGAGCTGCGACTACCACGTGCCCATCACCGCGCCCCGGTACAGGTCCGCGCCGTGGGCGAAGGTCCCCACGGAGCGCGAGGGCTCCATCCCCTACGACGCCGCCGTCCTGGTGCAAGCGCTGGAGCACCTGCCGAAGACAGACACCCTCCGCGTCCATGGCCACTCGCGCGGCGGCGCCGTCATCCTGGAGGCCGCCGCCATGCGGCCCGACTTGTTCAAGCAGGTGGAGGTGGTGCTGGAGGCGCCCGTCCTCCCCCAGGCGCGCCCCTACACGAGCACCACGGCCATCCAGCTGTGGCTCATGTCCTTCGTCGTCCCCCTGTGGCGCAGGGAGCCCATCTCCCAGCGCAACCGGGGCGCGTGGGGCCCGCTGGAGAACGCTCGCAAGCGCGAGCTCATCATGGCCTTCCCGTTCAATCCCAAGCGCGTCGCCACCATGGTCGCCAACCTGCGGGGGATTGAGGACTGGATTCACGGGCGCGACCACTCCCTCTACCAGCACCTCCCGCGCGGCACGGTGCTCGTCCCGGGGAAGGACCGCGTCCTCGATACCCACTCCATGCTGGAGAGCGCCCAGCGGGCCGGGCCGCACGTGAAGGTGGTGCAGCTGGAGGGCTGCAGCCACTTCCCCCTCTGGGACCGCCCGGAGTCGCTGCCGCCCCTCGCCTTCTCGGCGGAGCGCCCGGCCGCGCGCGGGTGA